GTGAGAGGACACAAGAACCAAAACccacaataatataataaataataattcgcTTATTCACAGGAAGGTGTTGCTGTCGGTTTTAGTTTTGGTTTTGGTGGGATTAGGCAATATGTTATTCTCTTCCTTTTCCCGTATTATTGTTtttgtcattattattttttattattattattgtttttttttacggtttatcatttttatttttattattttgttactattgttattgttattattatattatatatgtttatTTCTGATCAATAGTAATTTGTTAGGTTTTAATGGCCACATGCCAATAAGGGTAATTATGATGTTGGAGAGACTACGCAAAAAAGCTTATGATGTGGATACTGGATAATGGATGCTCGATACTGTGGTAAGGGAGATGACAGGAAAATTTTTGCATGCGCGGTCAGCCTAATTTTGGGTCTTTTCAGTAGTTGTGTTCGATTCGGAGAGGTCGAAGGAGGTCCTCAAATTTTCTTCATCTCCCTTGTCTTAGGTTAGGTCTATGTAATTTAAGCTGTGAAACCGTGTCCTTTGAATTATGATTTAAGTTTTCCATTCTTAGATTTTACTTTAGAATTCAAACAAATTACAACACATTATATATCTCCAAATATGGTAAATGTACAAaaactatatataaaatatatattaaaatataaattaaaaataatttaatatttatatataaatatattataatttatttttaatgtgtatattACATTTTTAATATATCTATTGAGTTTaacaattttgaaattttaaaatatttatccattttctaattttaaaataaattattttttataataataacctaaatttaattacaataatttattaattattaaccaCTATATGTACTTATTTAAATGTGATTCCTTATATTATTGTGATCAATCTattattttccattttttcctGTTATTTTAAAAGAGAAGAATAGTCTAACTAGCTAACATACATTCGACTTGATGCTCAATTAAGTATACAATTTTGCTACGTTACCAATAACATTTATGTTAACTTTTACTAACTCTTGTTTGTGATTATATTTAATAGAAGTGTTTttatagatgtgtctaataaaaatgacTATTTGATAACTACGTCTAATGAAAATGTCATTATAAATGtattttttgaatatgtctctttatacatgtgtttaaaatataataattaattattattgacaataaattgacaaataatatatttggtaccctatacttttccttaagcATAAAGCTAATATGATTTGTACCTATAaccaaatataaattaaattaaaataagtatTCGATTCGTTACTTAAGTTGAGGAATAATCTATTACTCCTGatgaattataattttatatttatagtacatcatgaattataactcaactttaattattttttatttttaacttataaCCGATAAATTTAATGATTATTGTTACGAATTTAATGACTAAACAAACATAACatctgttacgatgggtaaccgaaGATTAATGGGTTGGATTCgttaggttggcccaatcgtctgaggagGAAAACCTTCGAATGGATTTGCACCTTTGGGACCCGTCTGACTTGTGAGcgtgagtgaatggggggtggtacctgcaaagacactccgatgcctaagtcagcaagggtgtgagcaggtctagagagtattgggacttagagatacctgaggggtgtcagtgtatttatagtggtgaaccaataaccaccgttgaagtagttccacaTTTTAAGGTGGATAACTGTTCCTTTATCTTAGAAAAATTGTGATATGGCtcttggaagtgggttgagagattttaggggtagTTATTGTCTGCCAGCTAATCCTCGTTTCCGACTTCCTTAGAGTAAGTCCTGTGGGTTGGGCCTgtcgtttggacctgggccttagcgttgggccagggtatgaacagtgcctctactcgagcccaattttttTTAAGAGTTGGGGTCGAGTATTATAACTCGGGACCGTAGCCGACCTGGTAAGGAACCAACGTAATTTTTTGGAACCGACGTGTTTTAAAAAATTCTCAACAgtcgcgtctaatcaaacgtcgcgtctcTTAGAGGTTTGAGCATTCATACGTGGGGCATTTACATTGGTAACGGTGCAACTCTTAAATGGCTGCGTCGTTTTACCTTTATGCCTCTaacgtgtttataaatactttttccTTTCCTCGCTTGTTTCGTTTCTGAAAACTTTTCTACCTGCACCCTTTACTATTCGAAAAAAGAAAGCTCCTTCCTTTTCGAGTGCTGTTGCTTCCATCTTTCTGCGCGAGAAAAAATGTCAGTTTCTTTTCTTACTCTTTCTTTATAGAGTTTTTTGTTTGCATGTTTTGTTCGGTAGAGTGTGGATGGTAGTCTCGGTGTTTCTCTGCTTAGTTTGAGAGACTTGTCTCGAACCCTTAGAGACCctattttttatcctttttcttttccctttataGGTTCGCTATCCCtttctagaaaaataaaatgtctTCTGTAGAAACCCTTACTCAATGGGTGGATGTCACGGTTCTGGGGGAAGAACCTCTTGTTGATACTGACTTCATCACCAACCTTCACACTCATTATAGGCTTTGTACTTCTGATGAGGATGAGCCAAAATATGAACTGATTGCcccgggtccggaagaccgggtttgttttgggagggctTCTGAGGtagcccctcattttttctacaTGTATGAGAGCATGATTACCCGCTTAGgcattttctccctttttccgaCTTCGAGATAGCTGTTTTATGCCATTGTCGTGTTGCTCCTACCCAGCTTCATCCTAACTCttagggttttttgaaaatttatcaatttatcatccATGCTTTAGACTTTCtgacttctttgaagattttcttttatctctttcaTATGACTACAcccttcagtgggcaaaataaCAAACAATAGTGGGTGTCTTTCCGgcccatacaaggtcggagagtttttaccctttttgatgagtccttccatgacttcaaaaatttctttttcaaagttcaagctatagagggtcaccatccctttttcctggatgaaacTTCTTCTCCTTATTTCCCCCCTGTACTGGATAGAGGCCTCTCCTTGTGAAAAATATGGTTTGGATGATttggatgaggtggaggcggccattgtggggtttcTCCGAGAAGTATGGGGGAGAGCCCCCTACCTGGATACAaaaaagtttctccaggggtctccgacctttgtccaggCTCAATTAGGTAGCTTTTCTTAGTTTATCATATTTTCCGACTTGATGTTTGCACGACTTGTTTCTTCCGACTTGTTTTACTGACTTTAGGTACCTAATTGTTCTTGTAGAAATGGCAAAGAAGAATTCCAGGGAGTCTTACCAGAAAGTTCAGGAGGCCAAAGCGAGATCCCGTGCCTGAGTCGGCGGTGTCAGGGCAGTGATATActccattttgagggtttatcttgtgttgatttcaggggttttatcaataattCCACACGTTTTCTacatgaaaatacaagactttgtgttcctttcctaattttgtctcatgaatgaaaacatgcttattttgcactaaattagatacatttctaatcttcccttgatgccattcgatgccgtgacctgtgtgttaagtgctttcagaatatagggcagggacggaccggaagagagaagaaggacggGTGCAAAGGAAGGGAGCATGAGAATTGAACTTTGGAAATCtcggcatgggcgcgtgcgcgcacttgacgcgtccgcgtggattgagCAGTTAAGAAGTCGAAGccaagagccaagccacgagccggcttgcgTAGCGGCTAGGCCATGATCTCCGATGGCGTGCACGTGTACAttacgcctccgcgcacattacaagatgTCCCGTGGACGTGCACGCGTacattgcgcgtgcgcgccgatgtgcGAACATGATTTTTTAAAGAGCCACGTGACTTGAGCGTGGAGGCAGTTGGGAATCCCATTTTGGGGAAGTGctctggcgggaaaagcttaagaagaccaagggaaCAAAGGTTAAGCACTTTTTAGCTCATTTTTAGATTCTAGATATTTTTGGAGGATAGTTAGTTACACTTGTGGAGAAGGGGAGAGATTCAAAAGCTCTCACTAGGGTTCATCTTCatccaatttctgaattttcattcactctttgttgagatccattgcaattctcaattcattttgttcatgtcatagatcttcttctccaatctcaattagtgtttgtaattgctcaattctcatagatcttggATTCAACTTTGTAGTTTTGGATTTAGTCAATTTCTTTAGAATCtcatttccattgttgttctatgttaattgttgttagttccttgtgttgaaatagttttaattttactttcttctcaaatttaCCATGGCTTTCACTCTtgctcaccaaatgtttgatgaaatgccaacactagttatgAAGTAAAAGTTTTTTACTTGGCATAGGATTTGGGCcattagaagaagttgaatagttgtgccaattgttgatttggaattagggattgctaattgacttggagtacactaaagctagatttccataaggtaaagctaggacttgtgactcaagttgaatactctcatttgactttcctctatgcctaggggttaactaaatAAAGCAAGGCCTCATTGTTGTCATCATTGAAAGAACTATAAgaatagaatttctaatgccaaccctaagccaagtcttctaaggattgattggttgttttctattttgctaaaaccttcaaagaatcataacaaggctttctaatcaataagatgcacactctagcaattccaagagaggacgactcgggagacttgCGCGTTGGAATCCTTGCAGGTAGCACACCCCCTACTCCTCGAATCATCGGCTCACCAGGACCTCAACCCCGATCCAGCCCTAACTGCACTCCCCAGTATCCAGAGTTTCCGACCCGTTTGGCACACGACCGAACATATATAAAAATTACTTTAACATCtattaggaatttcattctcaATTAAGTAAACTGAAAGTCTTAACAAATCAATTGCTTttttcttctgttaattctattAGAATAGAAGCTTGAACAGTTTGAACCCCATGCCATATACGTATAAATATGATTCTGCACCTTTTACGAAATAATTATCGGTTTAATTTTATAACATGACTAATTTCATAGATCCATAGGTGTATAttgatatataaattttataacatcactaattttatattgatatataatttttattgtaaTGCATGGTATTTTCGCATTAGGTGTATACTCAGCATATTTCCATTGCTTCACTTCTATAGGATATCTTAAATCTGACCCGAGAACATACGTTGAAAGTCATGATGGATATTACTACAATTATGAGTGAGGACACGAATTCCCAGTTCTTTgtttttcaaagttcaaactcCTGAAAGCCAATGCAAGCTAAACAATTGAATTGCAGATACTGtattataaaacaaaatcatcagCAGCAGTTTAACTCAACAGTCTTGATCAATATTAACAGTAAGCTTCTTGTGGTGCTTGAGTGCACGGTGGTAGTGTGCCAGGAGTGCCTGACGTCCCGGGAAAGGATTGGCAATCACATTCTGGTTCGGATGCTGATTCTTCCGCACCATCTCCCCGCCACCATTATCAACATAATCAACATTATCAACATTCTTCATGTTCTTCGGCTGCTGGTGGTGGTATACTTCTTGTGTCCTCAAACTCGTGTTCCTCTGCCTCTCTCTTCTCTGCATCCTCCTTGTCGTTGACTTGGCGAGTGTAATGGAGGCGGATGGGTGCGACTGATTATTGAGCGGTGCAAGTCGTCTAGGAATTCTACCGCCTTTGGTGGTGCCGAGAAGGTCAAAATCGACTTTGCTCCAACCAAGCTTGTCTTGGTTATCCCAACCAAACCTGTCGCTAATGTCGAGCAGCTCGGAGACCGCAGAGGAAGACGAAGAGAGAGTGTGACTGTGAGTGTCACCATTCAAGACACTGAGAGCCAACTCCCACTCCATGCGGTCTCTGTAGATTGGATCTTGAAGGACTTGGTCTGCGAGCTCTGCCCACTCCAAAAAATACCCCGCTCTTAAATTGTTGGACACCCACTTGAGGTACCTCGACGGAACGCTTCCCATCATCTTCCCTTTATATTTCCCGAATGTTATTATTCTGTCTCGTGCTGCCACTTCTTTATCCCCATCACATTCCGATTTGCATCTCATCCTCAGCCTCAACTCCGACTTCTCATTTGTTAACAGTACACTATTACTACCATTAGGACTGCGACCGTGACTGTCCCTCTTCCTAAACTGAAAACAAACATAACGATGATGATGCAACAGATTCATTGAATGTGTGGAGGAGAAAGGGGAGCGAAAAGCCTCAGTCATCTCCGCCAACGCCACCAATGCTTTTGCTTGCTGCTTCTTAGTACCCGCTCAgcaaaataatttcttttaagTAAAGGATAAATATCCAACACTTCATGGCCACAAATAAGTAAATATGAGCCTGCGTCTGTCTCCCCTCCGCTCATCTGACCCcaagtaaaaataaaagataatgcaatatatatatatatatatatatatatatatatatatatatatatatatatatcaatttattATCGTTATCATGATcatgataaaaaagaaaaaataaagacatAGAGGCAGGGTTAGTTGTTTCCCAAGGAAAAAAAGGAGCAGCGCTGCAAAGTCCGAATGGCTGTGGTTTGTAGTTGGTGTTGAATTTCTTCATCCATGCCAGTCCAGATGTCAGCTTGTTGGCATAATTCGGGGAGCAACGCCCTTTCAGTTTCCCGTTTCCGTTATCGTTTCGAACCATTAATTCATTCTCATCATCACTGCCTCTCTACGCAGTCGCAGTTGCAGTCACATAGTATATTCCTCTTCCGCAGGCTTACTTTTGCTACCTGTTCACCAGCACGAGCACAAACACCACTCCAGGAGATGTCTTTCATCCAGTCAAAATCA
The nucleotide sequence above comes from Arachis hypogaea cultivar Tifrunner unplaced genomic scaffold, arahy.Tifrunner.gnm2.J5K5 arahy.Tifrunner.gnm2.scaffold_45, whole genome shotgun sequence. Encoded proteins:
- the LOC114926232 gene encoding uncharacterized protein; amino-acid sequence: MTEAFRSPFSSTHSMNLLHHHRYVCFQFRKRDSHGRSPNGSNSVLLTNEKSELRLRMRCKSECDGDKEVAARDRIITFGKYKGKMMGSVPSRYLKWVSNNLRAGYFLEWAELADQVLQDPIYRDRMEWELALSVLNGDTHSHTLSSSSSAVSELLDISDRFGWDNQDKLGWSKVDFDLLGTTKGGRIPRRLAPLNNQSHPSASITLAKSTTRRMQRRERQRNTSLRTQEVYHHQQPKNMKNVDNVDYVDNGGGEMVRKNQHPNQNVIANPFPGRQALLAHYHRALKHHKKLTVNIDQDC